A portion of the Lolium rigidum isolate FL_2022 chromosome 1, APGP_CSIRO_Lrig_0.1, whole genome shotgun sequence genome contains these proteins:
- the LOC124669269 gene encoding GDSL esterase/lipase APG-like yields the protein MEVRCLLLMAVLLPTWPTSHGEEARPLIPAVMVFGDSLVDVGNNDYILTIGKANLPPYGRDFKDRVPTGRFRNGKLMIDIIAEKLGFTASPPAYLSPEASGLNLLMGANFASGGSGYYDPTARIANVISLSQQLEYFREYQSRLAALAGHSYTNSTISSSLYIIAAGTSDLGANYNINPLLYKTQTADQFSDSLIGSFQKTVMQLYDMGARRIGVTSLPPLGCLPLAITVFGHGSNSCVPRLNRDAQMFNRKLDTVIDSLSTLYHDLRIMALDIYTPLYSLATSPGSQGFTEARRGCCGTGLVEFTVLLCNPMSIGTCPNATTYVFWDAVHPSEAANQMIVDSFLPKIIANLTT from the exons ATGGAGGTCAGGTGTTTGCTGCTCATGGCCGTCTTGCTTCCGACGTGGCCAACATCACACGGCGAAGAAGCAAGACCTCTGATTCCCGCGGTCATGGTGTTTGGTGACTCTCTGGTTGACGTCGGTAACAACGACTACATCCTCACCATCGGCAAGGCAAATTTGCCTCCCTACGGCAGGGATTTCAAGGACCGTGTCCCCACGGGGAGGTTTCGCAACGGCAAGCTGATGATAGATATCATAG CTGAAAAGTTAGGGTTTACTGCCTCTCCTCCTGCTTATCTCAGCCCGGAGGCGTCAGGGCTCAACCTTCTGATGGGAGCCAATTTTGCATCTGGTGGATCCGGTTACTACGACCCTACGGCACGTATTGCT AATGTCATCTCCTTGTCTCAACAATTGGAGTACTTCAGAGAGTACCAATCTAGGCTGGCAGCGTTGGCTGGGCACAGCTATACTAACTCCACCATCTCTAGCTCACTCTACATCATTGCAGCCGGCACAAGTGACCTAGGCGCCAACTACAACATCAACCCTTTGCTCTATAAGACACAGACCGCTGACCAGTTCTCCGACAGTCTTATTGGTAGCTTTCAGAAAACTGTGATG CAACTCTACGATATGGGAGCACGACGAATCGGTGTAACGTCACTGCCGCCACTTGGCTGCCTCCCCTTGGCAATCACGGTGTTCGGCCATGGGAGCAACAGTTGTGTGCCGAGGTTAAACAGAGATGCCCAAATGTTCAACCGAAAGCTGGATACCGTCATCGACTCGCTATCGACGTTGTACCATGATCTCAGGATTATGGCTTTGGACATCTACACGCCTTTGTACAGTCTTGCTACCTCTCCTGGTTCACAAG GCTTCACGGAGGCGAGGCGAGGATGCTGCGGAACAGGGTTAGTAGAATTTACGGTGCTCCTTTGCAACCCCATGTCAATTGGCACTTGTCCAAATGCGACAACATATGTGTTTTGGGACGCTGTTCATCCGTCAGAAGCAGCCAACCAAATGATTGTGGACTCTTTCCTCCCAAAGATCATCGCCAATCTGACTACATAA